The Primulina tabacum isolate GXHZ01 chromosome 7, ASM2559414v2, whole genome shotgun sequence genome includes a window with the following:
- the LOC142551262 gene encoding auxin-responsive protein IAA14-like isoform X2 has translation MEVGLNLKETELCLGLPGGGGGESDPININGKRGFYETVDLKLKLQSNESDLKENLKSTVKLEKDVLSPKDLTKPPAKAQVVGWPPVRSFRKNMMANQKSNNEESCEKKGGAASFVKVSMDGAPYLRKVDLKMYKSYQELSDALAKMFSSFTMGNYGRQGMIDFMNERKLMDLLNSSEYVPSYEDKDGDWMLVGDVPWEMFVDSCKRLRIMKGSEAIGLAPRAVEKCKSRC, from the exons ATGGAAGTCGGCCTGAATCTCAAGGAAACCGAGCTGTGTCTCGGCCTGCCGGGCGGCGGTGGCGGCGAGAGTGATCCCATAAATATTAATGGGAAAAGAGGGTTTTATGAGACTGTTGATCTGAAACTCAAACTACAGTCGAATGAATCAGATCTTAAGGAGAACTTGAAAAGTACTGTAAAACTAGAGAAGGATGTGCTTTCTCCGAAGGATCTCACCAAGCCACCTGCCAA GGCCCAAGTTGTGGGATGGCCACCAGTGCGATCCTTCCGCAAGAATATGATGGCTAATCAGAAAAGCAACAACGAGGAATCTTGTGAAAAGAAAGGGGGGGCGGCGTCCTTCGTGAAGGTTTCGATGGACGGAGCGCCGTACCTCCGTAAAGTGGACTTGAAAATGTACAAAAGCTATCAGGAACTCTCCGATGCATTGGCCAAAATGTTCAGTTCCTTCACCATGG gtaatTATGGGAGGCAAGGAATGAtagattttatgaatgagaggAAGTTGATGGATCTACTGAACAGCTCTGAATATGTTCCCTCATATGAAGATAAAGATGGGGACTGGATGCTCGTGGGTGATGTACCGTGGGA GATGTTTGTTGATTCATGCAAGCGCCTTCGTATCATGAAGGGATCAGAAGCAATTGGTCTTG CACCAAGAGCAGTGGAGAAATGCAAGAGCAGGTGCTGA
- the LOC142551262 gene encoding auxin-responsive protein IAA14-like isoform X1: MEVGLNLKETELCLGLPGGGGGESDPININGKRGFYETVDLKLKLQSNESDLKENLKSTVKLEKDVLSPKDLTKPPAKAQVVGWPPVRSFRKNMMANQKSNNEESCEKKGGAASFVKVSMDGAPYLRKVDLKMYKSYQELSDALAKMFSSFTMGNYGRQGMIDFMNERKLMDLLNSSEYVPSYEDKDGDWMLVGDVPWEMFVDSCKRLRIMKGSEAIGLGMLIFSYFYILINNLLHNSYHKFGTNIFLKKSRYLIFA; the protein is encoded by the exons ATGGAAGTCGGCCTGAATCTCAAGGAAACCGAGCTGTGTCTCGGCCTGCCGGGCGGCGGTGGCGGCGAGAGTGATCCCATAAATATTAATGGGAAAAGAGGGTTTTATGAGACTGTTGATCTGAAACTCAAACTACAGTCGAATGAATCAGATCTTAAGGAGAACTTGAAAAGTACTGTAAAACTAGAGAAGGATGTGCTTTCTCCGAAGGATCTCACCAAGCCACCTGCCAA GGCCCAAGTTGTGGGATGGCCACCAGTGCGATCCTTCCGCAAGAATATGATGGCTAATCAGAAAAGCAACAACGAGGAATCTTGTGAAAAGAAAGGGGGGGCGGCGTCCTTCGTGAAGGTTTCGATGGACGGAGCGCCGTACCTCCGTAAAGTGGACTTGAAAATGTACAAAAGCTATCAGGAACTCTCCGATGCATTGGCCAAAATGTTCAGTTCCTTCACCATGG gtaatTATGGGAGGCAAGGAATGAtagattttatgaatgagaggAAGTTGATGGATCTACTGAACAGCTCTGAATATGTTCCCTCATATGAAGATAAAGATGGGGACTGGATGCTCGTGGGTGATGTACCGTGGGA GATGTTTGTTGATTCATGCAAGCGCCTTCGTATCATGAAGGGATCAGAAGCAATTGGTCTTGGTATGCTAATATTCTCctacttttatattttaattaataatttattgcaTAATTCATATCATAAATTCGGAACAAATATAT ttttaaaaaaatctagataCTTAATCTTCGCGTGA
- the LOC142551264 gene encoding DNA-directed RNA polymerase V subunit 7-like — MLHEGIFTLKVAVPVNNLDKNREVLISVIVNRLLKQLSNIKASEHGYFLAVTKLHSIGREDTNFSSQHVLFPVDFHCRTFIPVQGEVMTGIVRSVQHNGIFLKCGPMNIVYLSAQLMPDYHYVSGENLYQSDDSSKIENGVVVRFMIYAVRWIEDMWRDFRVLATLKGDGLGPVSLNGLDGLDL; from the coding sequence ATGCTGCATGAAGGGATATTTACCTTAAAAGTGGCGGTTCCAGTTAACAACTTGGACAAAAACAGAGAGGTTCTAATAAGTGTTATTGTAAATCGCCTTTTAAAGCAGCTATCTAATATTAAGGCCTCCGAACATGGATACTTTCTTGCAGTAACCAAACTACATAGCATAGGCCGAGAAGATACTAATTTCTCTTCGCAGCACGTCCTTTTTCCGGTGGATTTCCACTGCCGGACCTTCATACCCGTGCAGGGAGAAGTAATGACTGGGATCGTTCGATCAGTGCAACATAATGGTATCTTTCTAAAATGCGGACCCATGAACATAGTTTACTTGTCAGCTCAGTTGATGCCGGATTACCACTATGTTTCGGGGGAAAACCTTTACCAGAGTGACGATTCATCCAAGATTGAGAATGGTGTTGTGGTTCGTTTCATGATTTATGCTGTGAGGTGGATAGAGGATATGTGGAGGGATTTTCGAGTTCTAGCTACTTTAAAAGGTGATGGTTTAGGGCCGGTTTCGTTGAATGGATTAGATGGTTTAGACTTGTAA
- the LOC142550866 gene encoding small ribosomal subunit protein uS19, giving the protein MADVETEVAAGQPKKRTFKKFSFRGVDLVALLDMSTDELEKLYSARARRRFQRGLKRKPMALIKKLRKAVSHFYFTLELYRC; this is encoded by the exons ATG GCGGATGTTGAAACGGAGGTGGCGGCGGGGCAGCCGAAGAAGAGAACGTTCAAGAAGTTCAGCTTTAGGGGAGTCGACCTCGTTGCTCTTCTTGACATGTCCACTGATGAACTCGAGAAGCTTTACAGTGCTCGTGCTCGTAGAAG GTTTCAGAGGGGTTTGAAGAGGAAACCGATGGCTTTGATCAAGAAACTTCGCAAGGCTGTGAGCCATTTTTACTTTACATTAGAACTTTATCGATGTTAA